DNA from Arthrobacter sp. SLBN-112:
GCGCCGTCGACAATGAGGAATTCTTCCTCCACGCCCATGCGGCGCGTCATCGCACAGCTCCAGGACCGCGCAAATTCACAACCAGCACCCGCCCGGTTGGGGGTACCACTCCGTATCCGTTAAAGTTAGCCACGACGCTCCCAAGGTCCAGAACCGCGGGCTCTTGCTCAACCCTTGCTCAACATACTAAGCATGCTTACTTCATGAGAGCAAGGCTGGCTGGTGGCGCGTTCCTTCCCTGGCGACCCCCGCCGCGGCGTTACCGCAGGTCAGAAGGCGTCGGGATTTACCAGGATTGCCGGCGTCGCACCGGGCAGGAAAGAGGCGGGCGCGTCGGTCACGGACGACGGCGTGGCCGGGCTCAGCCGCGACAAATACTTTGCCCGGGCTGCTTCGACGAACCCCCGGAAGAGCCCGAAGTCCTCGGAAAGTTCCTCGGGGTGCCACTGGATACCCAGGGTGAAGGTGGCAGCAGGGTATTCGATCGCTTCCACCACCTGGTCGCGGGTCCAGGCGGACGCCACCAGGCCGTCGCCGAGCTTGTCCACGGCCTGATGGTGGGCTACAGGTACGGCCTGCACGTCGGATCCAATCAACTGCGCCAGCTGGGATTCGGGCCGGACGTGGACCGGGACGCGGTTGAACTGGAAGCCGCCCAGCTGGTGGTCGGCGTGGCCGACCACCTCCGGCAGGTGCTGGTGCAGGGTGCCGCCGAGCGTGACGTTCAGCAGCTGCTCACCGCGGCAGATGCACAGCAGCGGAATGTCCTGGCGGATGGCTTCGCGGATCAGGGCCTGCTCCCAGGCATCGCGTTCGGGCCGCGGGTGGTCGGTGCTGGGGTGCGGTTCCTGCCCGTAGAGCGCCGGGTTCACGTCCCAGCCGCCGGGGATCAGCAGGCCGTCCAGCCGGCTCACCAGCACTTCGATCACGCCGGGAGCGACGGGCTGCGGCGGGAGCAGGGTGGGGATGCCGCCGGCAGCGATGATCGGGGCCAAATATGTTTCCGGAAGGAAGGCGGCACTGACGTCACCACAGCCGGCAGTACCCGCCTGCTCAAGGTAGGTGCTGAGGCCGATGACGGGCTTTACGATTGTGTCCGTGGTTTCCATATGCTGGTGCAGTCCTTCCGGGAAAATCTCTCAGATAAGCGTATAAGAGCCCGGGCCCCGGAATGTTTCAGCCAGATCAAAATCACGTGTCGATTGCCGTCGCGTGCGTCACTCTTTTTCGCCCCGGATGATCCCTTTTGACACTCAGCTTCAAGGGTGTCCCCCTCGTTTTCGACTCCGATATCCGCCCGTGACGCGCATATTCCTCTGCGCGGCCCGGATACAGGCAGCGGGAAGGAATCTGCGACGCCAAGGAGAATATGCGCGTCGCCAGCGGCCCACGCGGGTGCGCTCCAGAGCTACAGGTTGGTCCGCGCCTCCGCGTCGTCCGCATACCTGGCGCCCTGGACGGGAATCCTGGTGATCAGCCGGTCGAGTTCAGTCAGCTCCGCGTCAGTGAGGGCGAGGTCCGCTGCGGCAAGGTTCTCCTCCAGGCGTTCCAGTTTCCTGGTGCCGGGGATGGGCACGATCCAGGGTTTTTGGGCCAGGAGCCAGGCCAGGGCGATCTGCCCCGCCGTCGCCCCCTTGTCCCGTGCGATACTGCGCACGGCGTCCACCAGGGCCTGGTTGTGCGCCATGGCGTCCGGCCCGAAACGGGGGATGTTGGCACGTGCGTCATTGCCGCCGTCGAACGTGCTGGACGCGTCCAGCGTCCCGGTCAGGAAACCACGGCCCAGCGGGCTGTAGGGGACGAAGCCGATGCCCAATTCCCCGCAGACACCCAGGACCTCTTCCTCCGGGCGGCGCCACCAGAGGGAGTATTCGCTTTGGACGGCGGTGACGCGATGGACGGCGTGGGCGCGCCGGATGGTTCCGGCTGCGGCCTCTGACATGCCGAAGTGCTTCACCTTGCCGGCCTCAATGAGTTCCTTGACGGCGCCGGCAACGTCTTCGATGGGAACGTTCGGATCCACCCGGTGCTGGTAGTACAGGTCGATCGCCTCCACGCCGAGCCGCTGCAGCGAGCCCTCCACTGCGGCGCGGATGTGGCCGGGATCGCTGGTGACGTTGCCGCGGGGCTTGCGGGCCACGGGGTCGATGTCGAAGCCGAACTTCGTGGCGATCACCACCTGGTCCCGGTAGGGGGTCAGAGCCTCCCCCACCAGTTCCTCATTCGCGAAGGGCCCGTAGATTTCGGCCGTATCAAAGAAGGTGACGCCGCGGTCCACTGCCGCCCGGAGCAGGGCCACCATGTCTTTCCGTTCCGGCATGCTGCCGTAGCCGCCGGTCATGCTCATGCAGCCAAGCCCAATGGCAGATACCTCCAGGCCGCGGCCGAGTGTGCGCTTGTGCATGGGTGCTCCTGTTCGCTGTGGCAGTTCCGCCCTCCCTTGCCTTAGCACGGAAGGACGCGTGGCGGTGATGTTTTGAGCAAATCTTGAGGAATTGGTGCCCCATAGCTTGAGCCACGCCGTGAATAGTTGCAGGTGCCTGGGCGGCGTCTTGAAGTGGGCGCCGCCCGGTACATCCCCCGCTCTCCCGTTGACTGCCTCAGGTTATGGGATCGAGCCGCTTGCGCAGCAGGCAGAACTCGTTGCCTTCGGGGTCCTGCAGCACGTGCCATTGTTCATTGCCGGTCTGCCCCACGTCGGCCGGCCGCGCGCCGAGGGCCAGCAGGCGTTCCAGCTCCGCGTCCTGGTCCCGGTCCACCGGGTTGACGTCGATATGCAGCGGAAGCCTTCCCACCCGCGGATTGCTGCTGGGGCTCAGGAAGATGGTGGGCTGCAGGCCGCCGAAACCGGCCTCGGGCGGCCCGATCTCGATCGCACCGTCCTCCCGGTCGATCTCCACATACCCCAGGACATCGCTCCAGAACCGCGCGAGCAGTTCCGGGTCGGCACAGTTCAGGACCAGTTCGCTGATGCGGCATGACATGGTGCCAGTGTACGGACGGCCGCCGCCTGCCTGCGGGCAGACACGGGCGGGAAATTACGACGACGGCAGGCAGCATCCGGGGCAAAGCCCAGCTCCGCGGGAGGCGGCGCCGCTGCGTTGGGGGGTATTGCAGCGGCACCTTCTTCCGCCCAGCTGGGAACAACATTGCAGGTCCAACCTCAGGAAGTGAGGGGGTAAAGCGTCAGCAAAAGCTCAAGTTATGTGAAATTCCAATCCGAGTCTGACCTGGGCTTTTACCGAAAGAGGCTCATTTTGATGTGAGCAGCAACCGGCACCAGGCGTCGGTGAGCCAGCCGGCGAACTGGTCAGGGCTCCAGCGGCGCTGGTCCACCAACAGCACCCAGTATTCGGGCCCGTTCATGCTCCAGACGGCGTCGGCGAGTTCGGCGGCCGGGCGGTCTGTCCGCAGCTCCCCTGTGGCGGCAAGATCCTCAACGAACTTCAGCATGTTGGCCGCACGCCGGTCGGAGATCTCCCGCCAGAGCACTGCGCAGTCAGGGTCGGTGCCGGCGGCATCGCGCAGCGCCACATACACGGGAGCCAGCCGCGGCTGGATCCCTGCCAAAGCCTCCGCATAAATCCGGATCCTCTCCGCTGCAGTCTTAGCTTCCCGCATCCGGATCACGTAGTCGCGGCGCTCCGCGGGAACCGCCTGGCCCGTCCCCGAGATGGCTGTTTCCACCACCTCCCGCAGGAGGTCCGGTTTGCGGCCGATGGTGGCGTAAATGGTGTCGACGGCGACGCCGGCCCTCCGTGCGACGCCGGCCACGGTGGTGGAGCGGTAGCCCTCCCCCACGAAGAGCTCACGGGCCGCAGCCAGGACGGCGTCGCGCGTGGCCGCCGCCTGCTCCTTCCGCCGGGGCGAGTGATAGCGGCGGGCTGGGGCATTGACTGCATTCATCGACGGGCCTACCCTAATTTCATCCGAAGTGTATTCGGATGAATCTTAGCAGGAAGCCTGGACCGGCAGTGGCAAAGCGCAGCAACACAAAGCCTGCCGTCCGGGCGGAAGGGCAGGGCATCATGTCAGAGCACTTCGACACCGTGGTGATCGGCGGCGGCCAGGCAGGTTTGGCCATGGGCTACCACCTCTCCCGCCTCAAGCGTCCCTTCGTGATCCTCGACGACAACGCCAGGACCGGTGACAGCTGGCGTACCCGCTGGGACTCCCTCCGGCTGTTCACGCCGGCACGCTACGATGCACTTCCCGGCAGCCGCTTCCCCGCGCCGCCGTGGTCCTACCCGTCCCGCGAGGAGTTCGCCGACTACCTCAGCAGCTATGCGCAAAAATACGAACTGCCGCTGAGGAACAACGTGCGGGTCACCAGCCTGGGGCACAATGGACACCGTTTCGCCATCGAAGCCGGGGGCCGGCACTTCGAAGCGGACAACGTGGTGGTCGCCGCCGGCTGGGACCGGAAGCCCAAAGTGCCGGCGTTCGCCCCGGACCTCAACCCGGCCGTCCACCAGTTGACGGCGGCAAGCTACAAGAGTCCAAAAGACCTCCCAGCAGGCCCCGTGCTGGTGGTCGGTGCTGGCAACTCCGGTGCGGATATCGCCCTGGAGCTGGCGGCCACCCGAAAGACCTATCTCTCCGGCAGGCATCCCGGTGAAATCCCCTGGCCCATCGACGCCGTGGCCGCCAGGCCGCTTACCCTCGCCGTCTTCTTCGCCTTCTCCCACATCCTGACGCTCAACACGCCAGTGGGCCGCAGGGCCCGCCCCCAAATCCTCGCGCACAGCGGACCACTGGTCAGGGTGAAGAACCGCGATCTGGTGCGTGCCGGCGTCGAACGCCTCCCCAGGACGGAAGGCAGCAAAGACGGCCTGCCGCTGCTCGCGGACGGACGAGCCCTGGAGGTGGCCAACGTTATCTGGTGCACCGGCTTCCGCCCCGACCTCGAATGGATCCATCTGCCGGTGTTCGGCCCGGACGGCGGGCCGGAACAGGACCGCGGCGTAGCCAAGGCACAGAAGGGACTCTATTTCCTGGGCGGCATCTTCCAGCAGTCGCTGGCGTCGTCGATGGTCCACGGCGTGGGCAGGGACGCGGCCTTCATTGCACGGCACATCGCAGCAGCGCAAAGCCCCATCAAAATCAGGCCGGAAGGTTCAGCTGCTCCACAATGATCCGGGCGGTGGCGGGGTCGCCAAGGATTCGGAAATGCCCCGCCACCGGCAGTTCGATGTTGGTGGCCCCGGGCAGGATGCTCCGTTCGGGAATGTGCGGATCGAACGGCCCGTAAATGGAGGTGATGCGGCTGTTGATGGTCAGCTCGCGGGACATCTGGAGCGTCAGGGCGTTCTTTGGCGAGAAGATCCGCAGGCTGGGCAGGAGCATGTACCGGGCGTAGCGCGAGCCGGAGAAGGGTGCGCACACGGCGATCATCCGGTCGATCCGGTGCTCCGGATCCAGGGACAGCATGGCATATTTGCCGATCAGGCCGCCCTTGCTGTGCGCCACCAGGATGGCATCGCGCAGGCCCGCCTCCTCCAGGTGCTGGGCCACCAGCTTTGCGGCGTCCGGGACCTTCATCTTGTTGCGCTGGAGCACCGTGACCACGTGGACGGGATGTCCGGCGTCGTGGACGGCCTGTATGAGCGGCATCATGAACTGCCAGTTCTCGTACACGCCGGGGATGATCAGCACGGGCGCGCGGTTGCCGTTGCGGAAGGACTCCGGCTTCACGCGCGACAGGAATCCGCGGACCTGCCAGCCCGCGGCGTAGGCATAGTCCTGGGCCCACCACACGGCTTTTTGCAGCGGACTGATGCGGGCCTCGGCGCCGGGATCACTCATGTGTCGAGAATATCCTCGCCACCCGCGCTACCCACCAATCCGGCACGCTAACACGGCCGGTTGCTCCATCAGATATGGTCCCTAAAACACCTGTTTAGGGACCATAAGTGATGGAGCAACTAGTAGTTGCGGCGGTGCTTCAGGCGGGGAATCACGACGGCGAACACGGCCGCCGCCGCGAACCCCAGCAGGCCCGTGGCTGAGATCCCCGGGCCCAGGGAGGCCAGCGCGGTCACCCCGGAGAGGAGGACGGGGCCGCCGGTGGAGCCGGCGTCCGCCATGAACCGCCAAAGCCCCAGGAACTGCCCGCGGCCGCGGTCCGGCGAGAAGTCGGCACCCAGGGTCATCACCAGCCCGGAGCTGATCCCGTTGCCGAAGCCGATCAGCAGCGCCGCCAGCAGCAGCCCCACGAAGGAACCGGCGAGCGGGATCAGGAGCAGCGCTAATCCCATGAGCAGCGTGGACGGAACCGCCACCCACTGCCGCCCCTTGCGGTCCATCAGTTTCCCGGCGGGATAGAACACCAGCATGTCGATGGCGCCGGAGAGCCCGTAGATAAGGGAGGCGGAGGTGGCGTCCATGCCCAGGTGGTCCGCCCAGAGCGGGATCACCACCTGCCGGGAGGACCGCAGCGCACTGAGCAGCAGGATGCCCACGCCCAGCGAAAGGAACACGCCGGCATGCGACACCGCCACGCTCCGAAGCGTGGGCTGGGGGCCCGCGTGCCCGCCCAAGGGGACATCCGGCGTCGCAAGGTCCGGGATGGTAAGGGACAGCAGCGCGGCGGCTGCCATGGCTACCACCCCCACCCAGTAGGCCCCGGCGATGCCGAAGAACTGCATCGCCGCCGCTCCTGCGAACGGGCCGATGAACACGCCAATGCGGTTCACGCCGCCCAGCGTGGACAGCGCCCGGGCACGGAACGCCACCGGGACCGCCTCCGTGAGGTACTTCTGGCGGGCCAGGCCAAACACCGCCCCGGACATCCCGACGACGGCCATCGCCACAGCGAGCAGCAACAGTCCGTTCGGGGCCACGGCGGAGGTGGCGGCGGCTGCCAGCGCCAGGCCGGCGGCGACGGCGGCGCCCACGATGGACCAGCGTTCCCCGAAGCGAAGGGTCACCAGGGACGCGGGCAGGTTGAAGAACCAGGAACCGAGCCCGATCAGGGTGACGATCAGGGCTGCCACGGCCACCGAGGCGCCGAGCTCGCGGGCAGACAGCGCCACCACCGGAAGGATGGCCCCGGTTCCGATCCCGTAGAGCAGCGTGGGTCCGAAAGCGGCCACGGCAATGCTGCGCAGGCTGAAGGGCGGGGAGTCGTCCGGGGAAGTCATCAGATTTATCCTATGGCCGCCCCTTCACGCGATCTGACCCAGGTGGGAACAGCTCAGCGGGGCTTGGGCTCGAATCCGGCCAGGGCGCGGAACAGATTGACCACTTCCACCACCGCGCCGATCACGGAGCCCACGATGCCGAGCACCAGGAGCACCCGCACCACCACCGGCCAGCCGGACCAGGCGTCGCCGAAGTCGAACGGAAAGACCTCCCACAGACGCAGCATGGCAGCCACCCCGAAGCCCATGACAACAATATTGCCCAGTGCCAGGAGGGCCCGGGCGCGGATCACCACGCAGACCAGGTTCACGATGATGCCCGCGATCAGGGAGGCGTTGATGAGGTCAAGGACGCGGGCCATGTCCGCCGTCAGGAACGGCAGCACCTGCCACCCCGGCCAGATATTGATCCCGTACAGCATCAGGGCGTTGACGATGGCGGAGCCAAGGTTGCCGCTGGGCCGGGTGGTTGTCCTGTCCGCCATTTAGCCGCCTGCCGCCTGCTCCAGGTGCCGCTTGAGGCCGGTCCAGGTCCGCTGCTCCTGGCGGCGTCCCACAACCGTGATGACCGGACCGGCCAGCTTCAAAAGTCCCTTGGGCCTGCAATCCCAGGACCAGTCCATCCGGGTCCCTTCGTCCGTGGGCCGGAAAGTCAAGCCTCCCCGGATATCGACCGCTCCTATCGTGGCGACGGACCCCAGCTGGCGGGGCCGTACAAAGTCGGTGATTTCCAGGTCGAACGATGTCAGCCGACGCTTCGTGCCGGTCGTGGCCCGCCAGACAGTTCCGATCCCTATGGGCCCAGGAGTGGCCTTCTCCACCTTCCGCATCTGCGGGTTGTAGGCCGGCTCGTTCCGCTCATCGGCCACAAAGTCGAAGACTTCCTCCACCGGTCGTCGAATGGCGATGGAACCTTTGATATGTGCCATCCCCATCTCCGTAACTCGTCTCCGCTGGCCCGGTTGCACTCCACCTTCGGCCTTACCAACAGGCTCCAGCCGAACCGTCCGGACCAGAAGTGCCGAAGGTCCCCCGCCCTCCCGCTGCCCAGGCGTCGGGGACGCTCAACCCTGAACAACGAATGGGCCGTTCGGCCCTGTTTCACCACCTGGCTACCCATGACGCTGTTCACGGACGTGGTGACAATGTTTACTCTTCGCACCATGGGCGGCCTCGCCCTCTTATTGGCTGGGAGCAGCTGGTTGTGGATCACGCCCACGTTCGCCACCCGCGGCGTGAACACATCCAGCATCTGGTGGAACATCACCCGGCGTGGAATGTCTTCGTTCACGTCCTGATGGTGGCCGGCGTGGCGGTGCTGCTGCTGGTGCCGCCGCTGGAGCGGTGGGTGAACCAGCAGGTCATGGGTTAGCGGGGAATCAGTAACCTTCCAGGACTTCCCTGGCCTTGCCGTTTGCCGCCGCGCTAATCAACTCTTCTGCCACGAGGTGCAGCTTGACGTTGGCGTGCTGGCTCCTGGTGGCCAGGACCTTGAACGCCGCCTCGGCATCCAGGCTGCGCAGGGCCATGACCATGCCTTTCGCCTGCTCGATGACCGCTTTGTGCCCGAACGCGCCCTCGATGGCCTCGGACGCGGCATGCTGGGACTCGATGCGCAGGCTCTGGGTCACGTCCACCATGAAGCCGCGTGCCCGCTCCACCCGTCCTGATGGGCCGGCAATCGCCTGGATTGCCGAAAAGACGCGCCGCTCCCTGCCCCGGGCGTCCATGATCCGGTGCAGGAGTGCGCCCTGGCCGCCGCCCTCAAGGAGGTCCGCCCACAGTGCCTGCACCGGCTCCCGGTCCACGGGGTGCTTGTGGGCCATCAACACGTCAAACGTGGGCACCACGTCACCCGGTCGCAGCCCGTGAATCGCAAACATGCCCTCGGACCACCGCATGTTTCCTGAGTCGACGTCCAGCTCAAAGGTCCCTGAAGGACAGACCGCGGTAACGGGCAGCGGGAAGAGGTACGCATCCAACTTCGACCACATACATGCCTCCCAACAATCGCCCATCCGGGGCGGGTTTCTGGCATAAGAGTAGCTGAACACGGCGGCCGTTATGTGCCGTGTTCGCTGGCGGCAGGACGCGGATTAGGGGGTCACAAAAGCGGTGTGGAGGAGTAGCGTTCGCCTTATGGGGTGCTGAACCGCGTCCCAATCCAAGGGAAGGTCAATTCATGGGTGAGGCATGGATCCGGACGCTGGGCAACGGGCTGGTCCGGGCAGATCGGGTCACCGAGATTTCATCCACCCGCGGGTCCCTTTATGAGGACCAAGGGTATTCATTAAAGGTCATCGTGGATGGCAAGGGCCACGTGCTGATTGACGACGGCGGGTTGCAGGGGTCCATGTCCGAGCGGCTGGAATACGCCAGGCACATGGAGGACGCCCTGTTGCTGGCCATCGACGAGGCGCGCGAGAGCGACGTGTCGATGGTGATCTCCTACGAGCCGGAGCGGGAGCGCTGGTCCGCAGCTCCAGTTTCAGTCTTAACCGGGCGGCTTCCCGAAGTCGTCTGACGCTGCGCCCCAACTAGCTCGCAGTTAATGTCGTTTTCAGGGTTCATAACGACAACAAGTGCGAGTTAGTTGGGGGCCGGGCAGCAGTACTTAGCTGTGCGTCGGTTCTTCCACGAGGGCGGTGGCGATGCTGGCGGCGTCATCCAGTGCGGCCAGGAACCGTTCGGCGTCCAGGGCCGCAGCGCAGCCGGTGCCGGCGGCGGTGATGGCCTGCCGGTAGCGGTGGTCCACGGCGTCGCCGCAGGCAAATACGCCGGTCAGGTTGGTGCACGTGGTGGGGGCGTCCACCTTGATGTAGCCTTCCTCGTCCAGGTCCACCTGGCCTGCCACCAGCTCGGTGCGGGGAAGGTGTCCGATGGCCACGAAGATGCCCGTGGCGTCCTGGTGCCGGGTTTCGCCGCTGCGGGTGTCCGTGAGGGTGACACCGGTGACCTTGCCGTCGCCGTGGATGGCGGTGACGGCGGAGTTCCAGGCGAAGCGGATCTTGGGGTTGTCCTTGGCGCGCTGGGCCATGATGCGGGAGGCGCGCAGTTCACCCTTGCGGACCACCACGGTCACGGTCTTGCCGAACCGGGTCAGGAAGGTGGCTTCCTCCATGGCGGAGTCGCCGCCACCCACCACGATGATGTCCTGGTTCCGGAAGAAGAACCCGTCGCACGTGGCGCACCAGGAAACACCGTGGCCGCTGAACTTCTTCTCCTCCGGCAGGCCTAGCTCCTTGTACGCCGAGCCGGTGGCCAGGATGACGGCCGGCGCCTCGTAGGTCTCCCCGCCGCCGGTGACCACGCGCTTGAGGGAACCTTTCAGCTCAACGGACGTGGCGTCGTCGTACTCAATGCGCGCGCCGAACCTTTCAGCCTGCTGCTGCAGCCCGTCCATCAGTTCCGGACCCTGGATGCCGCCGGGGAAGCCCGGGAAGTTTTCCACTTCGGTGGTGTTCATCAGCGCGCCGCCGGCGGTGACGGACCCGGCCAGGACCAGCGGGTTCAGGCCGGCGCGCGCGGCATAGATGGCGGCGGTGTAGCCGGCGGGGCCGGACCCGATGATGATCAGCTGCTCTTTACTCATGAATTGTCCTTCGGTGGCGGTACTACTGGGCGTCCGCGTGCTGCGCGGGCAGGAGTTCGGCGATCAGTTGTTCAACGCGGGCCTTGATCTCGTCACGGATGGGACGGACGGAGTCAACGCCCTTGCCGGCCGGATCCTCCAGCACCCAGTCCTCGTAACGCTTGCCCGGGAAGAACGGGCACTCGTCACCGCAGCCCATGGTGATCACCACATCCGATTCTTTCACTGCCTCGGTGGTGAGCACCTTCGGGACCTCGGCGGACATGTCGATGCCCACCTCGGCCATGGCCTCAACGGCGGCCGGGTTGACCTTGTCCGCCGGCTGGGACCCGGCCGAACGGACCTCGACGGCGCCCCTGGACAGGGAGGTGAGGAAGGCGGCAGCCATTTGCGACCGGCCGGCGTTGTGGACGCAGACAAAGAGGACAGAAGGCTTTCCTGCGGGGTCGGTGCTCATGGGTACTCCTCAAACTGATGGGAAACTGCGTTCGGTGTAATAAACGTCACCCGTGTTGCGTGGATCACACTAATTGCCTAATCTAGTTGAGGCTTAAGCAAACAGGCCATGCAAGAAGCTGCAGCGTCGCAGCCAATGCCGGGGAAGGCTTTACAACTTGAACTCTAAGCTGAACATTGTGGTCCGGGTGGATCTGGACCGTAGCAAGGCCAAGGTGATTGCAACGGGGCATATCACCATTCACAGCATCAACGCCCTCTATGTCGTGGCAAAGCGCGCCAACTCCCTCAAGGGAGGCCTGGACCTGGAGCTGGACATTTCCAGCGCCTGGGTGGACCAGGAAGCGCTGGACATGCTCCGCGCCTGCTCTGAAACAAGGCACCTGCCCGCCAAAATCGATCCGGACCAGGCATCCTGCACCATCAGCGTGCTGGCCGACCGCCGACATCGGCGCCAAACGGCAGGCCGCCTGGCCGCATAAGTTTTCCGGCCCCTCGCCGAGCCCAGTTTTCGGGCCAGAACGGGCCGACCCACCGCTTCTTTTTCGCTCCGACGGCACGAAGTGCAGCTGCATCTGAACAAACGGATGGCTGCACTTCGGGCCGGCGGAGCTTTTTTCCGGGCTACAGCACCTGAACGCCCGCGCGCAGAATGTCCTCGAGCTCCTCAACGGTGACGCCGGCGGCCCTGCTCAGCGCGTCGTGCCCAGCTCCCAGGTCCGCAGCACTCCGCAGAACGCTCCCGAACCGCTCCTGTGCCGCATCAAACTCCCACTGCAGGCTCTCCACCCTTGCCGAGGCCAACTGGACCGCTTCCAGCGGATCGCCGGGAGACCCGCCCCGGCGCTTGAAGGTTTTGTCTACCCTGCTGTAACAACGCGGCCGCTCTCGACCGCGTCCAAGGCTTCGCGCATGCGCACCAGGAAGTGCATGACGGCTTTAAGCTCCTCGGGAGACAGCGATTCCGCAGCTTCCAGCATGCGCTTGTGCATCTGGTTGAGGTTGTGCCGGACTTCCTCGTCCGCCCCTGGAGTGGGACGAAGGATGACGGCGCGGCG
Protein-coding regions in this window:
- a CDS encoding gamma-glutamyl-gamma-aminobutyrate hydrolase family protein, which produces METTDTIVKPVIGLSTYLEQAGTAGCGDVSAAFLPETYLAPIIAAGGIPTLLPPQPVAPGVIEVLVSRLDGLLIPGGWDVNPALYGQEPHPSTDHPRPERDAWEQALIREAIRQDIPLLCICRGEQLLNVTLGGTLHQHLPEVVGHADHQLGGFQFNRVPVHVRPESQLAQLIGSDVQAVPVAHHQAVDKLGDGLVASAWTRDQVVEAIEYPAATFTLGIQWHPEELSEDFGLFRGFVEAARAKYLSRLSPATPSSVTDAPASFLPGATPAILVNPDAF
- a CDS encoding aldo/keto reductase, whose amino-acid sequence is MHKRTLGRGLEVSAIGLGCMSMTGGYGSMPERKDMVALLRAAVDRGVTFFDTAEIYGPFANEELVGEALTPYRDQVVIATKFGFDIDPVARKPRGNVTSDPGHIRAAVEGSLQRLGVEAIDLYYQHRVDPNVPIEDVAGAVKELIEAGKVKHFGMSEAAAGTIRRAHAVHRVTAVQSEYSLWWRRPEEEVLGVCGELGIGFVPYSPLGRGFLTGTLDASSTFDGGNDARANIPRFGPDAMAHNQALVDAVRSIARDKGATAGQIALAWLLAQKPWIVPIPGTRKLERLEENLAAADLALTDAELTELDRLITRIPVQGARYADDAEARTNL
- a CDS encoding VOC family protein — encoded protein: MSCRISELVLNCADPELLARFWSDVLGYVEIDREDGAIEIGPPEAGFGGLQPTIFLSPSSNPRVGRLPLHIDVNPVDRDQDAELERLLALGARPADVGQTGNEQWHVLQDPEGNEFCLLRKRLDPIT
- a CDS encoding TetR/AcrR family transcriptional regulator; translation: MNAVNAPARRYHSPRRKEQAAATRDAVLAAARELFVGEGYRSTTVAGVARRAGVAVDTIYATIGRKPDLLREVVETAISGTGQAVPAERRDYVIRMREAKTAAERIRIYAEALAGIQPRLAPVYVALRDAAGTDPDCAVLWREISDRRAANMLKFVEDLAATGELRTDRPAAELADAVWSMNGPEYWVLLVDQRRWSPDQFAGWLTDAWCRLLLTSK
- a CDS encoding flavin-containing monooxygenase, which translates into the protein MAKRSNTKPAVRAEGQGIMSEHFDTVVIGGGQAGLAMGYHLSRLKRPFVILDDNARTGDSWRTRWDSLRLFTPARYDALPGSRFPAPPWSYPSREEFADYLSSYAQKYELPLRNNVRVTSLGHNGHRFAIEAGGRHFEADNVVVAAGWDRKPKVPAFAPDLNPAVHQLTAASYKSPKDLPAGPVLVVGAGNSGADIALELAATRKTYLSGRHPGEIPWPIDAVAARPLTLAVFFAFSHILTLNTPVGRRARPQILAHSGPLVRVKNRDLVRAGVERLPRTEGSKDGLPLLADGRALEVANVIWCTGFRPDLEWIHLPVFGPDGGPEQDRGVAKAQKGLYFLGGIFQQSLASSMVHGVGRDAAFIARHIAAAQSPIKIRPEGSAAPQ
- a CDS encoding esterase/lipase family protein, which translates into the protein MSDPGAEARISPLQKAVWWAQDYAYAAGWQVRGFLSRVKPESFRNGNRAPVLIIPGVYENWQFMMPLIQAVHDAGHPVHVVTVLQRNKMKVPDAAKLVAQHLEEAGLRDAILVAHSKGGLIGKYAMLSLDPEHRIDRMIAVCAPFSGSRYARYMLLPSLRIFSPKNALTLQMSRELTINSRITSIYGPFDPHIPERSILPGATNIELPVAGHFRILGDPATARIIVEQLNLPA
- a CDS encoding MFS transporter, with the translated sequence MTSPDDSPPFSLRSIAVAAFGPTLLYGIGTGAILPVVALSARELGASVAVAALIVTLIGLGSWFFNLPASLVTLRFGERWSIVGAAVAAGLALAAAATSAVAPNGLLLLAVAMAVVGMSGAVFGLARQKYLTEAVPVAFRARALSTLGGVNRIGVFIGPFAGAAAMQFFGIAGAYWVGVVAMAAAALLSLTIPDLATPDVPLGGHAGPQPTLRSVAVSHAGVFLSLGVGILLLSALRSSRQVVIPLWADHLGMDATSASLIYGLSGAIDMLVFYPAGKLMDRKGRQWVAVPSTLLMGLALLLIPLAGSFVGLLLAALLIGFGNGISSGLVMTLGADFSPDRGRGQFLGLWRFMADAGSTGGPVLLSGVTALASLGPGISATGLLGFAAAAVFAVVIPRLKHRRNY
- a CDS encoding SRPBCC family protein; its protein translation is MAHIKGSIAIRRPVEEVFDFVADERNEPAYNPQMRKVEKATPGPIGIGTVWRATTGTKRRLTSFDLEITDFVRPRQLGSVATIGAVDIRGGLTFRPTDEGTRMDWSWDCRPKGLLKLAGPVITVVGRRQEQRTWTGLKRHLEQAAGG
- a CDS encoding PAS and ANTAR domain-containing protein codes for the protein MWSKLDAYLFPLPVTAVCPSGTFELDVDSGNMRWSEGMFAIHGLRPGDVVPTFDVLMAHKHPVDREPVQALWADLLEGGGQGALLHRIMDARGRERRVFSAIQAIAGPSGRVERARGFMVDVTQSLRIESQHAASEAIEGAFGHKAVIEQAKGMVMALRSLDAEAAFKVLATRSQHANVKLHLVAEELISAAANGKAREVLEGY
- the trxB gene encoding thioredoxin-disulfide reductase; this translates as MSKEQLIIIGSGPAGYTAAIYAARAGLNPLVLAGSVTAGGALMNTTEVENFPGFPGGIQGPELMDGLQQQAERFGARIEYDDATSVELKGSLKRVVTGGGETYEAPAVILATGSAYKELGLPEEKKFSGHGVSWCATCDGFFFRNQDIIVVGGGDSAMEEATFLTRFGKTVTVVVRKGELRASRIMAQRAKDNPKIRFAWNSAVTAIHGDGKVTGVTLTDTRSGETRHQDATGIFVAIGHLPRTELVAGQVDLDEEGYIKVDAPTTCTNLTGVFACGDAVDHRYRQAITAAGTGCAAALDAERFLAALDDAASIATALVEEPTHS
- a CDS encoding arsenate reductase ArsC, producing the protein MSTDPAGKPSVLFVCVHNAGRSQMAAAFLTSLSRGAVEVRSAGSQPADKVNPAAVEAMAEVGIDMSAEVPKVLTTEAVKESDVVITMGCGDECPFFPGKRYEDWVLEDPAGKGVDSVRPIRDEIKARVEQLIAELLPAQHADAQ